In the Drosophila gunungcola strain Sukarami unplaced genomic scaffold, Dgunungcola_SK_2 000001F, whole genome shotgun sequence genome, one interval contains:
- the LOC128262555 gene encoding homeotic protein spalt-major isoform X1, with protein MKNHLSNVLCAMRSDFKDNHQETINKMIQFGTVKYGIVKQLKDRARSADKDTGSDQEENGGCSPLTTATTTASPSRSPEPEEEQHEEQEHQLHQDRKPEVKSELEIESVEDNNNRVAMTKLSEEEEEREREREPNASGSMPSSPVAEASAEEAATERCSEKEKERDIDVDVEMSEEPPSSTAAVPSTEVALPGAAAGAPVTLEAIQNMQMAIAQFAAKTIANGSSGADNEAAMKQLAFLQQTLFNLQQQQLFQIQLIQQLQSQLALNQAKQEDDLDEEQDQDQEQEQEQEQTDTYEEEERIADMELRQKAEARMAEAKARQHLINAGVPLRESSGSPAESLKRRREQDHDGQPHRRASLEGAHKGDSALDALAKLKEMENTPLPFGSSDLASSIITHHDDLPEPNSLDLLQKRAQEVLDSASQGILANSMADDFAFGEKAGEGKGRNEPFFKHRCRYCGKVFGSDSALQIHIRSHTGERPFKCNVCGSRFTTKGNLKVHFQRHAQKFPHVPMNATPIPEHMDKFHPPLLDQMSPTDSSPTHSPAPPPLGAAPASHFAPAFPGLQNLYRPPMEILKSLGAAAPHQFYPQDLPTDLRKPSPRLEEDEPVVKHEPLEEEKDQRLEQEQEQERERELQREREREQEQECSDPEPEPLPLEVRIKEERVEVELEAEAKEEDHRTEPRRTPSPLPQERSPHGQHLQQQHHHHHHQHHQHRHGHSHLGYPPVVQPIQPAALMHPQPSPGSSGSHLDHLPTPGQLPPREDFFAERFPLNFTTAKTLSPEHHSPVRSPAGGALPPGMPPQHHHPHPHLARSPFAFNPIKHEMAALLPRPHSNDNSWENFIEVSNTCETMKLKELMKNKKISDPNQCVVCDRVLSCKSALQMHYRTHTGERPFKCRICGRAFTTKGNLKTHMAVHKIRPPMRNFHQCPVCHKKYSNALVLQQHIRLHTGEPTDLTPEQIQAAEIRDPPPSMMPGHFMNPFAAAAFHFGALPGGPGGPGGPPNHGGHNGALGSESSQGDLDDNMDCGEEYDDDGVSSEHLSSSHLEPEGDRPRSGDDFKSLLFEQKLRIDATGVVNTNPVRPRSSASSHGHSVGSTSAPTSPSVHHSGAQVPKPSPSPARSDVSQGALDLTPRAAPTSGSSSRSPLPPKEKPASPARSPSGGHAPLPPTVGIDCLPPGLQHHLQQQHHHLMQQQAAVAAAAAAQHHHHQQMAALHQHQEQLRREAAEAQQKAAAAAAAAAAAAAAAAAGQRQSPPQNSQGRQEGGAGAGPPPNPMMGARPPFGMFPNLPLFPPATTQNMCNAMNQIAQSVMPAAPFNPLALSGVRGSTTCGICYKTFPCHSALEIHYRSHTKERPFKCNICDRGFTTKGNLKQHMLTHKIRDMEQETFRNRAVKYMSEWNDDRE; from the exons TGGCTCCATGCCCAGTTCCCCGGTGGCGGAGGCCAGTGCCGAGGAGGCGGCCACCGAGCGCTGCTccgagaaggagaaggagcgGGACAtcgatgtggatgtggagATGTCCGAAGAGCCGCCCAGCAGTACTGCGGCAGTGCCCAGCACGGAGGTGGCTCTGCCAGGAGCGGCGGCCGGTGCTCCGGTCACTCTGGAGGCCATCCAGAACATGCAGATGGCCATTGCCCAGTTTGCGGCAAAGACCATTGCCAACGGCTCCAGTGGAGCGGACAACGAGGCGGCCATGAAGCAGCTGGCCTTCCTGCAGCAGACCCTCTTcaatctgcagcagcagcagctcttCCAGATCCAGCTCATCCAGCAGCTGCAGTCGCAGCTGGCCCTCAACCAGGCCAAGCAGGAGGACGACCTGGACGAGGAGCAGGACCAGgatcaggagcaggagcaggagcaggagcagacgGACACctacgaggaggaggagcgcaTAGCGGACATGGAGCTGCGCCAGAAGGCCGAGGCTCGCATGGCGGAGGCCAAGGCGCGTCAGCACTTGATAAACGCGGGTGTTCCACTGCGAGAATCCTCTGGATCTCCAGCGGAATCGCTGAAGCGGAGGCGGGAGCAGGACCACGACGGCCAGCCGCATCGCAGGGCAAGCTTGGAGGGAGCGCACAAGGGTGACTCCGCCCTGGATGCGCTGGCCAAGCTCAAGGAAATGGAGAACACTCCGCTGCCCTTTGGGAGTTCCGATCTGGCCTCCAGCATCATCACACACCACGACGACCTGCCCGAACCCAACTCGCTGGATCTGCTGCAGAAGCGCGCCCAGGAGGTACTGGACTCGGCCTCGCAGGGCATCCTGGCCAACAGCATGGCGGATGACTTCGCCTTCGGCGAGAAGGCGGGCGAGGGCAAGGGTCGCAACGAGCCCTTCTTCAAGCACCGCTGCCGGTACTGCGGCAAGGTCTTTGGCTCCGACTCGGCGCTCCAGATCCACATCAGATCGCATACCGGCGAGCGACCCTTCAAGTGCAACGTGTGCGGCAGTCGATTCACCACCAAGGGCAACCTGAAGGTCCATTTCCAGCGGCATGCCCAGAAGTTCCCCCACGTGCCCATGAATGCCACGCCCATTCCGGAGCACATGGACAAGTTCCATCCGCCGCTGCTCGACCAGATGTCGCCCACGGACAGCTCGCCCACCCACTCCCCGGCCCCGCCCCCATTGGGCGCCGCCCCCGCCTCACACTTTGCGCCCGCCTTTCCCGGCCTGCAGAACCTCTACCGTCCGCCCATGGAGATCCTGAAGAGTCTGGGCGCCGCCGCTCCGCATCAGTTCTATCCGCAGGATCTGCCCACGGATCTGAGGAAGCCATCGCCGCGCTTGGAGGAGGATGAACCGGTGGTGAAGCACGAGCCGTTGGAGGAGGAGAAGGATCAGCGGTTGGAGCAggaacaggagcaggagcggGAGCGTGAACTGcagcgggagcgggagcgggagcagGAGCAAGAGTGCTCTGATCCAGAGCCAGAACCGCTGCCCCTGGAGGTGCGCATCAAGGAGGAGCGCGTGGAGGTTGAGCTGGAGGCGGAGGCCAAGGAGGAGGATCACCGCACGGAACCGCGAAGGACGCCCTCTCCTCTGCCACAAGAACGCTCCCCACATGGCCAacatctgcagcagcagcaccaccatcaTCACCACCAGCATCACCAGCACAGGCATGGCCACAGCCACTTGGGCTATCCGCCGGTGGTGCAGCCCATCCAACCGGCCGCCCTGATGCACCCACAACCCTCGCCCGGCTCATCCGGATCCCACCTGGATCACCTGCCCACTCCAGGTCAATTGCCTCCCCGCGAGGACTTCTTCGCCGAGCGCTTTCCCCTCAACTTCACCACCGCCAAGACCCTGTCCCCCGAGCACCATTCACCCGTGCGATCTCCAGCTGGAGGAGCTTTGCCGCCGGGAATGCCACCGCAACACCatcacccacacccacacttGGCCAGGTCACCGTTCGCCTTTAATCCCATCAAGCACGAAATGGCCGCcctgctgccacgcccacacagCAACGACAACTCGTGGGAGAACTTCATCGAGGTGTCCAACACGTGCGAGACCATGAAGCTGAAGGAGCTGATGAAGAACAAGAAGATCAGCGATCCCAACCAGTGCGTCGTCTGCGACCGGGTGCTGTCCTGCAAGAGTGCCCTCCAGATGCACTACCGCACGCACACCGGCGAGCGTCCGTTCAAGTGCCGCATCTGCGGCCGGGCCTTCACCACCAAGGGCAATTTAAAGACGCACATGGCGGTGCACAAGATCCGTCCGCCGATGCGCAACTTCCACCAGTGTCCGGTGTGCCACAAGAAGTACTCCAATGCCCTCGTTCTGCAGCAGCACATCCGCCTGCACACGGGCGAGCCCACCGATCTCACGCCGGAGCAGATCCAGGCGGCCGAGATCCGTGATCCGCCGCCCTCGATGATGCCGGGCCACTTCATGAACCCCTTCGCGGCGGCCGCCTTCCATTTCGGAGCTTTGCCCGGTGGTCCTGGCGGTCCAGGTGGTCCGCCCAATCATGGCGGCCACAATGGCGCTTTGGGTTCGGAGTCGTCGCAGGGCGATCTGGACGACAACATGGACTGTGGCGAGGAGTACGACGATGACGGCGTCTCCTCGGAGCACCTCTCGAGCAGCCACCTGGAGCCGGAGGGCGATAGACCCCGCTCTGGCGATGACTTCAAGTCGCTGCTGTTCGAGCAGAAGCTGAGGATCGATGCCACCGGTGTGGTGAACACCAATCCGGTGAGGCCGAGATCCTCGGCCTCCAGTCATGGCCACTCGGTCGGTTCCACCTCGGCGCCCACCTCGCCCAGTGTGCACCACTCGGGGGCGCAGGTGCCCAAGCCCAGTCCATCGCCCGCCCGATCGGATGTCTCGCAGGGCGCTTTGGACTTGACACCCCGGGCGGCACCCACCTCCGGTTCCAGTTCGCGATCGCCGCTGCCGCCCAAGGAGAAGCCGGCGAGTCCGGCACGGAGTCCCAGTGGCGGCCATGCCCCCCTGCCGCCCACCGTGGGCATCGACTGCCTGCCGCCCGGACTGCAGCAccatctgcagcagcagcaccaccacctgATGCAGCAACAGgcggcagtggcagcggcggcggcagcgcaGCATCATCACCACCAGCAGATGGCCGCCCTGCATCAGCACCAGGAGCAACTGCGTCGCGAGGCTGCGGAGGCGCAGCAGAAGgccgcagcagctgcagcagcagcagccgccgccgcagcagcagcagcggcaggcCAGCGGCAGTCGCCGCCGCAAAACAGTCAGGGGCGGCAGGAGGGCGGTGCTGGGGCGGGACCGCCGCCAAATCCAATGATGGGCGCCCGGCCGCCCTTTGGGATGTTCCCCAACCTGCCGCTCTTCCCGCCGGCCACCACCCAGAATATGTGCAACGCCATGAACCAGATCGCCCAGTCCGTCATGCCCGCCGCCCCCTTCAACCCGCTGGCGCTGAGCGGGGTGCGGGGCAGCACCACCTGCGGCATCTGCTACAAGACATTCCCCTGCCACTCCGCCCTCGAGATCCACTACCGGAGCCACACCAAGGAGCGGCCCTTCAAGTGCAACATCTGCGACCGCGGCTTCACCACCAAG GGCAACCTGAAGCAACACATGCTAACTCATAAAATCCGCGACATGGAGCAAGAGACCTTCAGAAATCGTGCCGTAAAGTAT ATGAGTGAGTGGAACGATGATCGCGAATAA
- the LOC128262555 gene encoding homeotic protein spalt-major isoform X2 encodes MKNHLSNVLCAMRSDFKDNHQETINKMIQFGTVKYGIVKQLKDRARSADKDTGSDQEENGGCSPLTTATTTASPSRSPEPEEEQHEEQEHQLHQDRKPEVKSELEIESVEDNNNRVAMTKLSEEEEEREREREPNASGSMPSSPVAEASAEEAATERCSEKEKERDIDVDVEMSEEPPSSTAAVPSTEVALPGAAAGAPVTLEAIQNMQMAIAQFAAKTIANGSSGADNEAAMKQLAFLQQTLFNLQQQQLFQIQLIQQLQSQLALNQAKQEDDLDEEQDQDQEQEQEQEQTDTYEEEERIADMELRQKAEARMAEAKARQHLINAGVPLRESSGSPAESLKRRREQDHDGQPHRRASLEGAHKGDSALDALAKLKEMENTPLPFGSSDLASSIITHHDDLPEPNSLDLLQKRAQEVLDSASQGILANSMADDFAFGEKAGEGKGRNEPFFKHRCRYCGKVFGSDSALQIHIRSHTGERPFKCNVCGSRFTTKGNLKVHFQRHAQKFPHVPMNATPIPEHMDKFHPPLLDQMSPTDSSPTHSPAPPPLGAAPASHFAPAFPGLQNLYRPPMEILKSLGAAAPHQFYPQDLPTDLRKPSPRLEEDEPVVKHEPLEEEKDQRLEQEQEQERERELQREREREQEQECSDPEPEPLPLEVRIKEERVEVELEAEAKEEDHRTEPRRTPSPLPQERSPHGQHLQQQHHHHHHQHHQHRHGHSHLGYPPVVQPIQPAALMHPQPSPGSSGSHLDHLPTPGQLPPREDFFAERFPLNFTTAKTLSPEHHSPVRSPAGGALPPGMPPQHHHPHPHLARSPFAFNPIKHEMAALLPRPHSNDNSWENFIEVSNTCETMKLKELMKNKKISDPNQCVVCDRVLSCKSALQMHYRTHTGERPFKCRICGRAFTTKGNLKTHMAVHKIRPPMRNFHQCPVCHKKYSNALVLQQHIRLHTGEPTDLTPEQIQAAEIRDPPPSMMPGHFMNPFAAAAFHFGALPGGPGGPGGPPNHGGHNGALGSESSQGDLDDNMDCGEEYDDDGVSSEHLSSSHLEPEGDRPRSGDDFKSLLFEQKLRIDATGVVNTNPVRPRSSASSHGHSVGSTSAPTSPSVHHSGAQVPKPSPSPARSDVSQGALDLTPRAAPTSGSSSRSPLPPKEKPASPARSPSGGHAPLPPTVGIDCLPPGLQHHLQQQHHHLMQQQAAVAAAAAAQHHHHQQMAALHQHQEQLRREAAEAQQKAAAAAAAAAAAAAAAAAGQRQSPPQNSQGRQEGGAGAGPPPNPMMGARPPFGMFPNLPLFPPATTQNMCNAMNQIAQSVMPAAPFNPLALSGVRGSTTCGICYKTFPCHSALEIHYRSHTKERPFKCNICDRGFTTKGNLKQHMLTHKIRDMEQETFRNRAVK; translated from the exons TGGCTCCATGCCCAGTTCCCCGGTGGCGGAGGCCAGTGCCGAGGAGGCGGCCACCGAGCGCTGCTccgagaaggagaaggagcgGGACAtcgatgtggatgtggagATGTCCGAAGAGCCGCCCAGCAGTACTGCGGCAGTGCCCAGCACGGAGGTGGCTCTGCCAGGAGCGGCGGCCGGTGCTCCGGTCACTCTGGAGGCCATCCAGAACATGCAGATGGCCATTGCCCAGTTTGCGGCAAAGACCATTGCCAACGGCTCCAGTGGAGCGGACAACGAGGCGGCCATGAAGCAGCTGGCCTTCCTGCAGCAGACCCTCTTcaatctgcagcagcagcagctcttCCAGATCCAGCTCATCCAGCAGCTGCAGTCGCAGCTGGCCCTCAACCAGGCCAAGCAGGAGGACGACCTGGACGAGGAGCAGGACCAGgatcaggagcaggagcaggagcaggagcagacgGACACctacgaggaggaggagcgcaTAGCGGACATGGAGCTGCGCCAGAAGGCCGAGGCTCGCATGGCGGAGGCCAAGGCGCGTCAGCACTTGATAAACGCGGGTGTTCCACTGCGAGAATCCTCTGGATCTCCAGCGGAATCGCTGAAGCGGAGGCGGGAGCAGGACCACGACGGCCAGCCGCATCGCAGGGCAAGCTTGGAGGGAGCGCACAAGGGTGACTCCGCCCTGGATGCGCTGGCCAAGCTCAAGGAAATGGAGAACACTCCGCTGCCCTTTGGGAGTTCCGATCTGGCCTCCAGCATCATCACACACCACGACGACCTGCCCGAACCCAACTCGCTGGATCTGCTGCAGAAGCGCGCCCAGGAGGTACTGGACTCGGCCTCGCAGGGCATCCTGGCCAACAGCATGGCGGATGACTTCGCCTTCGGCGAGAAGGCGGGCGAGGGCAAGGGTCGCAACGAGCCCTTCTTCAAGCACCGCTGCCGGTACTGCGGCAAGGTCTTTGGCTCCGACTCGGCGCTCCAGATCCACATCAGATCGCATACCGGCGAGCGACCCTTCAAGTGCAACGTGTGCGGCAGTCGATTCACCACCAAGGGCAACCTGAAGGTCCATTTCCAGCGGCATGCCCAGAAGTTCCCCCACGTGCCCATGAATGCCACGCCCATTCCGGAGCACATGGACAAGTTCCATCCGCCGCTGCTCGACCAGATGTCGCCCACGGACAGCTCGCCCACCCACTCCCCGGCCCCGCCCCCATTGGGCGCCGCCCCCGCCTCACACTTTGCGCCCGCCTTTCCCGGCCTGCAGAACCTCTACCGTCCGCCCATGGAGATCCTGAAGAGTCTGGGCGCCGCCGCTCCGCATCAGTTCTATCCGCAGGATCTGCCCACGGATCTGAGGAAGCCATCGCCGCGCTTGGAGGAGGATGAACCGGTGGTGAAGCACGAGCCGTTGGAGGAGGAGAAGGATCAGCGGTTGGAGCAggaacaggagcaggagcggGAGCGTGAACTGcagcgggagcgggagcgggagcagGAGCAAGAGTGCTCTGATCCAGAGCCAGAACCGCTGCCCCTGGAGGTGCGCATCAAGGAGGAGCGCGTGGAGGTTGAGCTGGAGGCGGAGGCCAAGGAGGAGGATCACCGCACGGAACCGCGAAGGACGCCCTCTCCTCTGCCACAAGAACGCTCCCCACATGGCCAacatctgcagcagcagcaccaccatcaTCACCACCAGCATCACCAGCACAGGCATGGCCACAGCCACTTGGGCTATCCGCCGGTGGTGCAGCCCATCCAACCGGCCGCCCTGATGCACCCACAACCCTCGCCCGGCTCATCCGGATCCCACCTGGATCACCTGCCCACTCCAGGTCAATTGCCTCCCCGCGAGGACTTCTTCGCCGAGCGCTTTCCCCTCAACTTCACCACCGCCAAGACCCTGTCCCCCGAGCACCATTCACCCGTGCGATCTCCAGCTGGAGGAGCTTTGCCGCCGGGAATGCCACCGCAACACCatcacccacacccacacttGGCCAGGTCACCGTTCGCCTTTAATCCCATCAAGCACGAAATGGCCGCcctgctgccacgcccacacagCAACGACAACTCGTGGGAGAACTTCATCGAGGTGTCCAACACGTGCGAGACCATGAAGCTGAAGGAGCTGATGAAGAACAAGAAGATCAGCGATCCCAACCAGTGCGTCGTCTGCGACCGGGTGCTGTCCTGCAAGAGTGCCCTCCAGATGCACTACCGCACGCACACCGGCGAGCGTCCGTTCAAGTGCCGCATCTGCGGCCGGGCCTTCACCACCAAGGGCAATTTAAAGACGCACATGGCGGTGCACAAGATCCGTCCGCCGATGCGCAACTTCCACCAGTGTCCGGTGTGCCACAAGAAGTACTCCAATGCCCTCGTTCTGCAGCAGCACATCCGCCTGCACACGGGCGAGCCCACCGATCTCACGCCGGAGCAGATCCAGGCGGCCGAGATCCGTGATCCGCCGCCCTCGATGATGCCGGGCCACTTCATGAACCCCTTCGCGGCGGCCGCCTTCCATTTCGGAGCTTTGCCCGGTGGTCCTGGCGGTCCAGGTGGTCCGCCCAATCATGGCGGCCACAATGGCGCTTTGGGTTCGGAGTCGTCGCAGGGCGATCTGGACGACAACATGGACTGTGGCGAGGAGTACGACGATGACGGCGTCTCCTCGGAGCACCTCTCGAGCAGCCACCTGGAGCCGGAGGGCGATAGACCCCGCTCTGGCGATGACTTCAAGTCGCTGCTGTTCGAGCAGAAGCTGAGGATCGATGCCACCGGTGTGGTGAACACCAATCCGGTGAGGCCGAGATCCTCGGCCTCCAGTCATGGCCACTCGGTCGGTTCCACCTCGGCGCCCACCTCGCCCAGTGTGCACCACTCGGGGGCGCAGGTGCCCAAGCCCAGTCCATCGCCCGCCCGATCGGATGTCTCGCAGGGCGCTTTGGACTTGACACCCCGGGCGGCACCCACCTCCGGTTCCAGTTCGCGATCGCCGCTGCCGCCCAAGGAGAAGCCGGCGAGTCCGGCACGGAGTCCCAGTGGCGGCCATGCCCCCCTGCCGCCCACCGTGGGCATCGACTGCCTGCCGCCCGGACTGCAGCAccatctgcagcagcagcaccaccacctgATGCAGCAACAGgcggcagtggcagcggcggcggcagcgcaGCATCATCACCACCAGCAGATGGCCGCCCTGCATCAGCACCAGGAGCAACTGCGTCGCGAGGCTGCGGAGGCGCAGCAGAAGgccgcagcagctgcagcagcagcagccgccgccgcagcagcagcagcggcaggcCAGCGGCAGTCGCCGCCGCAAAACAGTCAGGGGCGGCAGGAGGGCGGTGCTGGGGCGGGACCGCCGCCAAATCCAATGATGGGCGCCCGGCCGCCCTTTGGGATGTTCCCCAACCTGCCGCTCTTCCCGCCGGCCACCACCCAGAATATGTGCAACGCCATGAACCAGATCGCCCAGTCCGTCATGCCCGCCGCCCCCTTCAACCCGCTGGCGCTGAGCGGGGTGCGGGGCAGCACCACCTGCGGCATCTGCTACAAGACATTCCCCTGCCACTCCGCCCTCGAGATCCACTACCGGAGCCACACCAAGGAGCGGCCCTTCAAGTGCAACATCTGCGACCGCGGCTTCACCACCAAG GGCAACCTGAAGCAACACATGCTAACTCATAAAATCCGCGACATGGAGCAAGAGACCTTCAGAAATCGTGCCGTAAA ATGA